GGAAAGCTTTTAGTAAGTATCTCTACTTCTCTAAGGAAGCATTTGCtaataaaatcaatttaatttGAAGGATTAACTTTTTATCTGTTAATGTTACCTTTGTTCAGCTCCTTATGTCAAAGTGTATCTTTTGGAGAATGGGGCCTGCATAGCCAAGAAGAAGACAAGAATTGCACGAAAGACCCTTGACCCTTTGTATCAACAGTCCCTGGTTTTTGATGAAAGTCCACAGGGTAAAGTCCTTCAGGTCAGTCATAGCTGGTTTGTCTGTTTACACTGTAACAGCCTATTGTCCACATCAACACTGAAGAGGTGGGCAAACAGGAAGATAATAAATTCCAAATTGTTGATTTGCAATATAAGTAACATGTAGTTGTAAAATATCTCTTAGTTCCAATGGAGAACAAGATatttattttcactctccttttctcccttctcttcatCCTCTCCTTATACTTTTGCCCTACTTCCCACCCCTTTCATCCTCTAGATGATAGATAGGTAGACCAGATGGTTAGACCAGATGGATAGAAAGATGGATAGATAggtagacagacagatagatagatagataaatagatagatagatagatagactaGATAGATAGAAAAatgtatggatggatgggtagatagggagatggatagatagataattAGGGCAACCAATGTTAATAATAGTTTGTTGAGTGAGACCTGatgcagaggaagaaaggaaaggaagcacATATTCATGACTGGCTGAGTGTCAGTTTCACTGTTAGTTGTGTCCACATGTtaccttttctaaatattttgacCACCATTGCCCTACCCCCAGATTTCTTTagcttttcatttgcatttctgtagcTACTAATAAGATTAAGCAAATTGTTCATATGTAAATGACCATTTGAATTTTCTCTTATGTGAAAAATTAAGCATTTTACCTGATACTCTTTTTAGCTTGTAGAAgttttttttggttggttggttggttggttttttttgtttgtttaagctaGTCTGGTATTTTGTCGTTTACATGAATTGCACACACATTTGTCCTACAGTGGCTTTTCTTTCACCAAACTCTTTAcatcttttgatgaacagaagttctcaatttaaatatacttttttaaaaaaccacttttgtattgtttatgattttttttctgacttgGTTTTGAAAAATCCTTCTTTATACCTTATTTATTAGGTATAATCCTTCTTCATTTTTatccttctttaaaaatgtatatggtATATATAACCTAAAGGTTATAGATATATTGTTTTCATAgagttttattattttggtttatGTTTTGAAGTAGggtccagttttattttttcccttttatatgaTCATTTGTCCagaaattatttattgaaaagtcCTTCTTTTATACCTATTTTATAATATCACCTCAATCATAGGTCAtttcactatctgcattgtccccTTTTGAAAAATTATGTCTGAGGAATACAGGCATTAAATAATTTGCCAAGGTTACTCAGTAAATTGAAAAGCTGAGATTTGCCTCCCACACCTCTGCAAAACAGGTGAGTGAGTTCATTTGGGAACCTCCACAGAGCCTGGAGTAAGTGTAATGGGAATCTTACCTGACACCAAAAGaactggttttggtgtcaggttGTTCTGTCAGTTCACTGACTTATTAATCTTCTGATCAAGTCAGAACTGTCAGGCAAGTCCTCAAAAGGCACCAGCTTATAATTATTGTTCAGCCTGTCCCTTCAGTCACAAGTCTATAACATAAAAGAAATGTAATGAATATTCTCATCCTTTATACACATTCCACCATGCACACATGCCGTGGTACCGGAAGTTGGGTTATCTTGCCCTCCTAGCTTGCACaaaatttaatttgtatatatCTCTGTGGTCCTGCACATTGCTCACTAGATACTAGTTGCTAAAGAAGGTTTTGAATTGATAAGTAAATAAGCTTGcctgtttgtttttaacatgGTTTATATAGACAATACCCCTCATGGACTAGGGAAATATTATATGTATTCCATCAGATCAAAAAATCATGATGAAGTGTCTCAGAGTacctgaatatttttaattattaggtCTCCTTGATCTTAGTTATATTCACTTCATGTCCTTCCCTGTCTGGCTCAGTTTAACAGACCAGTTTGCTCTCAGCTCTTCACATGCGCAGGAGAGGAGCTGAAGTTCACTGCACTTCTCTCTTTCTGCAGGTGATTGTCTGGGGGGACTACGGCAGGATGGACCACAAATGCTTCATGGGGGTGGCTCAGATCTTGTTGGAGGAACTCGATCTTTCCAGCATGGTCATCGGCTGGTACAAGCTGTTCCCACCGTCATCACTGGTTGACCCCACGCTCACCCCTCTCACCCGCCGGGCTTCCCAGTCATCTCTGGAAAGTTCCACTGGGCCCCCCTGCATCCGGTCCTAATGAACTCACACCAGTAAGACTCTACCTTCAGGATAGTAATCTGAACCAGATATTTCATGAGCATTGTTGGAGACAGACAATCAACCTGTGTTTTGCCTGTAGTCGTTTTTCAATAATATGTCCCAATCGTTGTTTAAAAACCTGGCTTCACATGACAGAACAAGGCAGTCTATCAAATACAGGAAGAGTCAACGTGCTAGAGAATCACTGATGCTTCTAACAAATGAAAGAGAGGAAACTGcaaattcacacacacatgcgcacatgcacacaccaaaCTGAACAAACTGGAAATTGTCACTCTTGTGAAAAGctgtattttatgtgttttttgcACAAACCACAAGGAGTGTTATTTCCCCGGTGTTTAAGTTTtgtttgtgtgttatttgttgattTCAGTTGATTTCCGATTTGTTTCGATTTGATTCAGTTTTCACTGCATTTGTTGTTTCTACTCGTTTTCAGCTGTGTCATGACAGGGCTCGTGATGTTTACAGAgacccttcctttctttttccaaaagcaccaaaaaaaaaaagggctgaaGCAGTCTCTGTAGCATCTCTGCGGAGTGTGCACCATGAGACAAAGTGAGGCCAATGCAGGGCTTCACTGACTTTTGCTTTATGATTCTTCAAGTTCTTATGTGTAGAAacccagaaaatgaaaattatcccCCCAAAACAAATAATCACAAAATCACTTTTTTGAATGGAGCTCATGTCTGTTTGTGTTCTAAAACATTAATTTatgttttccattgttttgcATGGAAGACCTTTACAGAACTGAGTCTGCAGCAAATGCTGGGAACTAACCTAAATGCATCGTTGTACCTTGGAAACACTCCTTGTTATGCCTTTTCCTTCCTGACATCCAAAATAAAAGCAAGTATATGCTCATGTGTACAAACCATATGTTTGACTTCCCAAAATGGTGACTAGAAATGGAGTTGAGCCTCAGACACTTTGAATGATGCCCAGGCTCCTTGGCCACATCTCAGTGTAGACTTAGTACCCGTCCTGGCAAGAACATGGTATGGGCTATTAATATGCCACTggaaatttcatttgaaatattcCACACTAAACTAATGATTTTTATCAAATTTTAGTTTACATTTCTTTGAAATTGATGCAAGCACAacgcttgttttttttaatgcaaattatCTTACTTTGGGGTGGGGGAAATAAAACAAAGTCCAattcaatttgcattttcttcatctgaGTTTTTCTTGGCCTTGAATTCCCTTGTGACCTTCTGTATCTGTGCTAACAACTGCAGACTCTGCAGGTGCATCAAGACCTTGTCCCTCCTTTTATGAGTCCCTCCACTTTTGTGACTCCACAAATAGAGCAGCATGACTTGGAACTGTTCAAAGCTGCATGCacgttttattaaaaaaaaaaaaaaaaaggataaagaaaaaaaaagaaaggaaaaaagaaaagaaacaaaaggtcaTTTAATAATGTATGTTAGTTCCACATAGGCCAGCTTGTATGTTGCATGTCCTTGTACAGTTTGCTTGTTAATTACTCTACTGAAATAACCAAGAAATCTAAGCCATCCATTTTTGTTACAGACATTTTGCAAGTTTTAGCCAGACTCCGTCTGTGAGTCTGAGGTGAAATGTCTAtagatggactttattttttaccCTCTGGAAAACGTGGTGTAGTATGGACCAAattccttctaataaatattttggtGTAGATTCCTCCTGTGGGGCTGTAACACATGTAGACACTGTGTACACATAGGTTTTAATCCATAGACATACTGCCTGCACCAagtgaattatttattatttacacaCGCCAGAATGACCTGCCCACTGTTCCCAGGGCACAGATTGACCACGGGTCACCATGCTGAGCAGGAAGGACTGAAGCATTGGTGTACTTCTGCTAGATACCGTTCTGTCTTAGTGGCCAACGATCAACTGATTCTAATTGGGTAGTATCTTTCTATTTGACCACTTGTCTTAACACTCCCCTGTGCTTTTAAATGAACTTCCAACTCATGTATGTAAacatgtttaataaaatttacttttcatgTCAGTCCACAGCCATCTGTGTTCTATGTTGTGCCAGATATTCATTGTGGGTTCCACTGGGCAAGATGGGAGCTGGATGGCGGGAAGGGAGGTGGGATTTGTCGTCTGCTGGGGGCACTTGACTTGTCACTGCACCATGTGTGTCTTCATCTCCAGCCCAAAAGGCTACTTTGCATCACATACAATTTTTTACTCTGTCAGCCTGTCTAAGTGAGCACATGAGTTTACTTCTGAAAAGTGGCATTACTGAAAACAATAAATCTCAGTAAGAATCAAACGGAAGGCTGTTTTTCTGCTGCTCTTTAAGTGTGCTGTTGTCCAATTGCCAAATCGTTTCAAGCATGTGATATGTCAAAATATCAATTCCTGCATCTTTCACCAGAGCGTCTGGTTCCTCTTTCCATTGGTTCCTCTGGACCCCTGACTGAGTTATAGAAAGTTGCCTTAGGGTTGGTCAACTTAAACCAAACAATGTTATATCATCTCCAAGAAAATCTTAGAGAATAAATATATCTTCAAAGAAATAGGTGAGTCTCCAAAGGTAGTATGTTACATAAAATTTGTTGGCTTTATTGCTtcaaatttatgacattttcttttcttccccaaaaGTGTGTTCATATATGATGCCAAGCCTGGCCTCTGTACACCAACACTGAATTAAAATTTGAAGACAAGAGTTTTgggtaaagaagaaaacatatctTTATTGCTTTACTAGGCAAAGGGGGTCATGGTGGGCTAATGACCTCAAAACTGTGTCCCATCCTGCAGGGCGTAGTGAGGAGCATTCAAGTGTTCAAGGAGCAGAGCATGATCAGCCTATGGACAATGTTCTGATTCATTGGTGGTGAGGGAAGAGGGAGTCAGGATTATTAACCTTCCAGTTCCAGCTGGTCTGAGGTCTTTGTGCTTGTGGGCAGCGTGCAGTTAACTTCTCCTACCTGGTGGGACTTTCAGTATCTGCAAGCCAGCTCAAAAACACTGTTATGTGTATCACTTGAGGCCGAATCAGGACCCTGTCCCAaagctgcactattgtttcttgactgctcctccctagtctccacatcccctcccttccctggttAGTAATTGTTTGAACCTGACCTTTGGAGCtctgggaaggtcatggaggctgaatgaagcctatttcctaccATTAACCAGGGACACAGAAAGacttttgtgcccaggagccccacagagtTACTTTCAGTTCCATATATTTCATCATTGTCACCCCCACGACACTTGGTGAGCATCATTTTCATGTTGCATTGCTGTAAGATAATCACTGCAATCTAGTCTCCACCTTCTAGGAGCCCTTAAAATTTTACAGAACACACTGGCTTTAACTTTGTAAATCAGAGTAAACACAACTAAATCAAAATCAAATTGGAGACAATCAGTTGTTTAGAGTGTTTTAAACAGTTGACTGAATTTTACCCTACTGAGTCAGCCACTTGTTTGGTCTACAAGACATGAAATTATCTGTGAGACTGGGTCAATAGGAGACAAAAACAACTGATCAGTTCATTTCACAACAAACTGTCAGAGCACATCTGTCTAATGGCCCTACAGCACATCACTTGGGGTGGGAGGGGCACTTCTGCCACTGAAAGAGGACGCAGCTGAATGTGGTTCAAGAATTCTTTGTCTGGAcaggcacaaaagcagaaatcgATCTTTAAGTCATATAGGATTGCATGGTGTTATGATTTCAGGGCCTGCATGATGGAGCGGAATTAACTAGAAGGGTGACCATTTTGCTAAATCGTCAGGATTTCTTGCTGACTCTGACAAGTTAATTTCTGGAAATCTCAGCCTGAAATATGTGATCTGATTTTACTTAACCAACAGTGTTAAGAACTTTGTTGGGTACTAGATATTAAGTACTTGggatataaaagcaaaacagatACTAGCTTCAAGGAACCCATGTCTACTGAGAGTAATCATTACCTAAAGAAATAATTGCAATGATATATGTTTGATTTGCATGCAGAGGGTTATGGGTTGCAGTTAATTTTCCCAATAGCCTGTGAGTTAAGTACTCTTATGAATTGTACATCCCATAAAGTATCTGCAGCATGGAGCAGTTAAGCTGCAGGTCAAAGTTGCCGTGCAGGTTTAGTGATGGAACTCAATACCCACCAAGGTCTTACTGTCTTCAGAGCCTGCCTGCTCAGCACTCAGCATCTTCCCTCAGCACTCACAACTGAGCTCAACCTTCACAAACAAGGAGTCCACAAAATGGGGAAGAACTCCAACCCAAATCCATCTCTCCACTCAAGGCAAGGATAAAGGAGTGCACAAAGTAGTCTTTGACTGAGTCCCAGACTGATTCTTGGGTTTCAAGGCAACATTGTCTTGGGTATCCCTCCCCATCTGTCCTTAGACGCGATGTAATAATGGTAGTTCTTACAGTTCCTCATCAGTCACAAAATTTTGCATCTTAGGGTTGAATCCGACGGTGGAGCTGTTGGGTCTTCCCAGAGTCATCCCATGCACTCTCTTAAGTTACTTGCTTCCAAAGCATATTCAGTGATCATCATTGAGATGTAGAGTGCCCTCTCCCCAGAAGCTCCCAGAGGTCATCCCTCCACGCTGCAGCCCCCACACTTGACTTGTACTGCCACCCTGATTCCCCTCCAATACTTCTCGACAGGGCACAAGAGATGCCAAGTCTTCACATCTGAGTGCAAAACAGACGTTAGCAAATCACGGGCACCATGTGATGACGTTTTTAGTAGTTGGTCCCATGCATGTTACTCTAAGCTCACATCTTGGGACAAAGTCTTAGAAGTCATGtttttgattattttgttttgtttgaagcACCACAAAGAGATGCTCTGAGGTCACAGTATCCAATTACTattcaaatttgttcctttctcCTGTCATCTTCCAAAATGTGAAGTGTTAGCACCTGCACACACCCACCACACATGTGTGTGAGATGATCTCTTATATTGTGGATTAGGTCTTCACCATCAGGAGAACCCTTCGATGCTACCTAGATCCATCAGTTTATCCCTCCCTAAAATGGTCTTTTCAGTCCTGCCTCCAATACCTCACCTACTGCTCATTCATCACCCCAATGGAAGGCTGCCAGATCAAAACACAACATACCCACattcatttgaatttcatataaacaaTGAGTAATTAGAAATCATCTTAAAATTAGTTTTCTCAGCCATTCAAAGTCAACTTGGCATCCTGTGTTTTTACTGGCTAACTATGGCCATTCTATCCCTGTGGTGGGTGGTTTGTGCCCCTACCACTTTGCTGAAATGCAGACACATCCAACAGCATTTTCTCAGCATAGTTATTGACCCCTCTTCTGCATCTCCTATTGAGAACTTCCTTCTTGAAAGTTTTTCTCTCCTCTACTTATTGTTCTCATCCTCTACCTTGAAGACTGGATTATGTGTCCAATTCCTCACTCCTTCTGAAAGGATCACACACTCAGACCTGTTGCCATGTTATTTTGCACCCTCTCACAATACAGCAGGATGAGAATCTACATCTCTTTGCCACTGACTTCGGATTGGCCAGGTGACTAGCTTAatttttttatgcattttattgaaatcatttatttatgatttacgatgttgtgttaatttctgctgtatagaaaagtgattcagttttacacacacgcacacacacacatatatatacatatatatatatagttttacatatataGATAGTATTACATAGATAGATAGTAGTGgtatttgttgctcagtcatatctgactctttgtgtcaccatggactatagcccatgaggctcctctgtccatgggattctccaggcaaggatactggagtgggttgccattcccttctccaggggatcttcccaagccagggatcaaatccagctctcctgcattgcaggcagattctttactgtcttagctaCAGGGAAGGCATAAAAATTTAGAGatagatatattctttttcatattcttttccattatgttttatttcaggatattgaatatatttccctatgctatatagtggGACTTTGCTGTTTATCTGTTCTGTCCTATATTTAAGAGCTTACATATGCTAATCCCAACTTCCCAATCCATGCACCGCCCCCTcacttggtaaccacaagttttttctctatgtctgtgagtctgtttctgctttgtagatacGTTCatctgtgccatattttagattccacatataagtgatatcatatggtatttttctgtctctatctgatttacttcactcaatatgataatttctaggtctatTCATGATGCTGTAAATGGCATGATCTCATTCCTTTTTCCTGGCTGTgtagtacatatatgtatatacctgtgtgtgtgtacacacgtgtgtgtatacacatcttctttatctattcatctatcaatggacacttaggatgCTTGCATACAGACAACTTGCTCCTATGCTGGTTGATGAGTTAGTTGGTTAGTACCTAACAGGAAGAATTAGTGCTGTGACACAGCAAGGGCAATTCTCCATGGGAAGGGCTCCCTGCAGGCTGGCACTGCTCATTCAACCTGGTCCTTGAATGAAAGTTGTGTAGAGCAGACCTGCATCCACCTCCCAGACTGAAACAGAGCTGCTCCCAGATCTGTGCACAATAAAAAATGTCTTTGGGGGCCACAAAGACTTGGAAGTTATTTGTTATGCAGCCTTACTACAGGCTTGagtaatacatgaactgagaccttccagatgtacaaactggatttagaaaaggcagaggaaccagaggtcaaattgccaacatccactggatcatagtaaaacatctacttctgcttcattgactaagctaaaacctttgactgtgtagatcacaaaaaaactgtggaaaattctgaaagaaatggaaataccagaccaccttacctacctcctaagTAACTTGTATGtgggtcagaaagcaacagttagaaatgaacatggaacaacgtactggttcaaaattgggaaaggaacacatcgaggctgtatattgtcaccctgcttatttaacttctatgcagagtacatcatgtgaaatgtgggtctggattaagcacaagctggactcaagagtgccaggagaaatatcaacaatctcagatatgcatatgataccacattaatggcagaaagaaagaggaactaaagagtcttgtgatgaaggtgaaagaggagagtgaaaaagctggcttaaaactcaacattcaaagaactaagatcatggcatctggtcccatcacttcaaggcaaatagatggggaaaaagtagaaacagtaacagatttcattttcttggtctccaaactcactgtggatggtgactgcagccacaaaattaaaagatgcttgctccttagaataaaagttgtgaccaacctagacaatgtattaaaaagcatagataccactttgccaacaaaagtctgtctagtcaaagctatggtttttccattagtcctgtagtggctctgatggtaaagagtctgcctgcaatgtgagagaccagtgtttgatccctgggtcaggaagatcccctggagaaggaaatggcaacccactccagtattcttgcctggaaaattctatagacagaggagcctggaagtctacagtccatggggttgcaaagaggtggacacagtgACTTCactatgtacagatgtgagagttggaccataaaaaaggctgagtgctgaagaatgctttcaaattgtggtgttggagaagacttttgagagtcccttggacagcaaagagatcaaaccagtaaaacctaaaggaaatcagtcctgaatattcattggaaggactgatgctgaggctgaagctccaaaactttgaccacctgttgcaaagagtggagtcattggaaaaaaccttgatgctgggaaagactgacagtAAGAGAatgggtgacagaggaggagatggttggatggcatcattgactcaatggacatgagtttgagcaaactccaggagacagtgaagaatagagaagcctggaatgcttcagtccatggggttgcagagttagacaccGCTTAGTCACTGAGCAACAATTACAGGGAAACGTATTATACCATCCTTTCCTGGGTCCTTCTCATCAGCATCTACTATGTATAGGGGGTGTTTTGCCTACAAAGACACAAAGTTGAATAACACAAAGAATCTGTAACAATCCTTAAGGTTGTTTATTTCACAATATTATgaccttttttctttctatccCCCTTCCACTCTCTAATCTACTCCCAAGTTACAACTAAAGCCTCTATTTTCATCTTAGCATGGCCATTTCTCCAGTTAACAGGCCTGAGTTTCAGACTCTTTGCAGGATACCTTTTTAATGTCTCAGCATCTCAAGAAGAACATGTCTAAAGGAAAAATGTAATCACATATTCCCAAAGTCACCATGTTTCTGTTAGGCATCACCTTTTCTGAGTTTCTGATAtttgattcattcttttttttttttttttttagatgtgaaatagatgatttaaaaaaatttttattgaaggataattgctttacagagttctgctgttttctgtcaaacctcaacatgaatcagtcatatgtatacatatatcccttcccttttgaacctccctcccacctccctccccatcccacccctaaaGGTTgaaacagagcccctgtttgagttttctgagccatacagcaaattcccattggctctctattttacatatgatatgtaagtttccatgttactgtttccacacatctcaccctctcctcccctctccccatgtccataagtatattctctatgtctgtttccccattgttgccctgtaaataagttcttcacgaccagctttctagattccatatgtatgcgttagaatatgatatttatctttctctttctgactcacttcactctgtataataagttcatccacttcattagaactgactcaaatgcattccttcttatggctgaataacattccattgtgtatatgtaccacacttctttatccattcatctgtcaatggacatctaggttgcttccatgttctagctattgtaaatagtgctgcaatgaacaatgggatacatgtgtctctttcaattttggtttcctcagtgtatatgcctaggagtgggattgctgggtcatatggtgattttattcctagttttttaaggactctaaAGACcgtctttcatagtggctgtatcaatttgcattcccaccaacagtgcaagagctttcccttttccccacaccctctccaacatctgtttgtagactttttgatgatggtcattctgactggtgtgaggtgatatctcactataattttgatttgcatttctctaataatgagcaaggttgagcatcttttcacgtgtttattagccatctgtatgtctcccttggagaaatgtctgtttagatattttccccactttttgattgggttgtttgttttcctggtattgagttgaaTGAGCTGCttatacattttggaaattaatcttttgtcaattgtttcatttgttattattttctcctattctgagggttgtcttttcaccttgcttatagtttcctttgctgtgcaaaagcttttaagtttaattaggttccacttgtttacttttgttttaatctccattactctaggaggtgggtcacagaggatcttgctttgatttacgtCATCAGatgctctgcctatgttttcctctaagagttgtatagtttctggtcttacatttaggtctttaatccattttgaatttatatttttgtatgaCATTAGgatgtgttctaatttcatttttttacatgtaggtgTTTAAtgttcccagcaccatttattgaagaggctgtatttgcctcattgtatattcttgccccctttgtcaaaactaaggtacccataggtgcatgggtttctttctgagctttctatcttgttccattggtctatatttctgtttttgtgccagaaccctaccgtcttgatgactgtagctttgtagtataacctgaagtcaggaaagttgattcctccacctccattcttctttctcaagactgctttggctatttggggtcttttgtgtttccatgaaagtgaaagggaagttgctcagtcgtgtctgaatccttgcaaacccatggactgtagcctaccaggcttttctgtctgtgggatgaattgtgaaatattttgttctagttctgtgaaaaatgccattggtaattcaATAGGGATCACATGGAATCTGTAgcttgtgtttggtagtatactcattttcacaaaattgattcttcccatccagggatatggaatatctctccatctgtttatgtcatctttgatttccttcattagtttcTTATAATATTCtaagtacagttcttttgtctccttaggtaaatttattcctagatattaattctttttgctgcaatggtgaatgtgattgattccttaatttatctttctgatttttcattgtaggtatatagaaatgcaagtgatttctgtgtattgattatgcaattttgctaaattaactgattagctctagcaattttctgatactatctttagggttttctatgtatagtaacatgtcatctgcaaacagtgagaggcttacttcttctttccccatcttgattccatttatttatttttcttctctgactgctatagctaggacttccagaactgtgttgaataacagtggcaaaagtggacaccctcgtcttgttcctgatcttagggggaatgctttgaGGTTTTCActactgagaataatgtttgctgtaggcttatcatatatggcctttactatgtggAGGTAGGTTacctctatgcccattttttgaagagttttaatcataaatgggtgctgaattttctcaaatgctttctctgtatctattgagatgatcacatgatTTTTATCATTCCATGTGttatatggtgtatcacattgatttatttgcatacattaagaatccttgcatccctgggataaacccaacttgatcatgatgtatgagctttttgatgtgatgTTTGATGCTGAATTCTTCTTggcaaaattttgt
The nucleotide sequence above comes from Cervus elaphus chromosome 28, mCerEla1.1, whole genome shotgun sequence. Encoded proteins:
- the RIMS1 gene encoding regulating synaptic membrane exocytosis protein 1 isoform X50, producing the protein MAAEMRKMVRQPSRESTDGSINSYSSEGNLIFPGVRLGADSQFSDFLDGLGPAQLVGRQTLATPAMGDIQIGMEDKKGQLEVEVIRARSLTQKPGSKSTPAPYVKVYLLENGACIAKKKTRIARKTLDPLYQQSLVFDESPQGKVLQVIVWGDYGRMDHKCFMGVAQILLEELDLSSMVIGWYKLFPPSSLVDPTLTPLTRRASQSSLESSTGPPCIRS